AGATAAATGGCAGGCACAGTAAGTCCCGTGAGGTGGAGTGCTTTACGCTTCAACTCGCTTCTTATACTCACGCTTTATCACCTCCAGGGCCTCAAGAAGGTTATTCACAACGTAATCGGCAAACCTGACTTTTCGGGACTTGAAATAGCCCCTGCGAACCAGTATGGTGGTGGCCCCAATCGCCCTACCTCCACGCATGTCAGTCTCGTCGCGGTCACCAACAACGTAGACCTCGCTGGAAGGGAACTTTTGAAGGGCAAGCTTGAAGTTGTAATCTTCAAGCTTGCTGTGGCCTGTTTCACCGCTTATGATGACGCCATCAAAGTAATTGGAGACGCCGAGAACTTCAAGCTTTTTCCTTTGCCACTCCGTCGATGAGTCCGTCACGAGAACTATTTTTGCCCCAAGCTTCTTCAGACCGGAGAGAAACGGCAGGGCATCAGGGAAAAGGCGTAAGTGTTCGAAAAAGGCGCGCTCAACAAAGGACACAACTTCCCGGATTTCATCGTCAGAGGCATCTGGGTAAACGTCCCTAAAGACGGTTTCAACAAGCTCGTCCAAATCCATCAGGTGGACTTCCTCAGAGCTTTCAAAACGACGGTACTTTTTTAGCAAGAAGTACGCTATGGCCCGGAACTTTCTTCTCCTGATCAGGAACAAGAGAGTTCTCAAGAGGGTCTTTTTTCCCGCCTCCCACGTATTGCAGAGGGTATCGTCGAGGTCGGTGATTACCAGCATATTGGTATTATTTCTTCGGGGCTTTTAAAGGGTAATGCAAAGCTTTTAAAGACGGTAAACGAGTTCTGGATTGATGAGAGGCGAAGAACTCGTACTGGCGGGAATAGCCCTGATATTCCTGGGGTTCATCCTGGTGTTCATCGGGACCCTGCTATCTGCCTTCAGCGGTGAGGCGGACGTTGAAGGCGGCGGGGTCATAATGATAGGCCCAATTCCAATAGTCTTTGGAACAGGAAGGGGTGTCACCCTGGCCATGATTCTGGCGGTGCTCCTGATGGTTCTGTGGATAATTGGTACTCTTCTCGCAAGGAGGGGATGACGTGGAGTTCCTCGGCTACCTAGCAGTCCTTCTAGTTGTGGCAAAGAGCATAGAATGGGCCTTCGAGAAGGCGGAGATACACCCGATCATCGCCCACGTTATAACTGGCATTCTCCTCGGGCCGTTTGCACTCGGAATTGTAAAGCCGGGCAAAGAAATTGAAGTGCTGGCACAGTTTGGACTTATAATGATGATGCTCTACATGGGCCTGACCAGCAACTTCTCTGCAATAGCCCAGAACACGAAGAAAGCCACGTTTGTGGCAGTTCTCGGGGTTGCTTTCTCGTTCATACTGGGCTTTGCCACCGTGTACCTCTTTGGAAAGGGGTTCTCCGCGGCGGTGTTCGTTGGCGTAACCCTCGGAAACACGGCAATCGAAGTCACGAGCGGCGTCCTGGTCAAGGAGAGGGTGAACAGAAGAGTCTCGGCCATACTGATGGGAGCGGCGTTCGCGGACGACATACTGGCCGTTTACCTTATAGGCATCATCACCGGCATGGCGAGCGGGAACTTCAACGCCCAGTCCCTCCTCATCCTGACGGGGAAAATCTTTGCCTTCATAGTCGCGACGCTCCTGATTTCGGAGTACATCTTCAAGCGCTCCAGATGGTTCTACAGCGTGGTCAGGAACCTCAACGTCTTCTTTACATTCACCCTCATCCTCACGTTTGCACTCGCCATAATATCGGAGTGGGTTGGCCTGAACCAGATAATAGGGGCCTACCTGGCGGGTCTGACCATAAGCAGACTCCGCGAGAGAAAAGACCCCCTCGTCGTTACCAGGATAAAGCTCAACGAGCTCATAGGCGACCTTCAGGTTGTCCTCACGGAGTTCTTCATGCCGCTGTTCTTTATCTACGTCGGCCTGATGTTCAATCCCCCCATTAAAGACATTAACATATTCCTCATTTTGGCCCTCTACGCCTCGGCAGTGCTTGGTAAGCTGATCGGCTGCGGTCTTGGTTCAAAGCTGGTTGGTCTCCCCTGGGAAGATTCGATAGCAGTCGGAATTGGAATGGGTGGAAGGGGAAGCCTGGAGCTGGCTATCCTCACGTTCGGCCTCAGCACGGGGTTGATAGACCAGAGCATCTTCGCGAGTGTTATAATGGTCTCAATGCTAACGGCCTTAACAACGCCGATATTCTTCAAGGCGTACCTGAAGAGGCAAAGGCTTAAAGCCGGGGAGAGCTAGTACCGCAAGGCGGTGAGAAAATGTTTCCAGAGAGGGGAGCGAGCGAGGAAGAAGTCCTGAGGGAGCTTGAAGAGAAGACAAGAGAAGATTTAACCTTCGATTCAGGCAAGATACTCGGTTCTATGTGCACTTACCCACACCCCTTCGCAGTGAAGGTCGTTATGAAGTACATAGACAGGAACCTCGGCGATCCTGGTTTACATATCGGGAGCCAGAAGATCGAGAAAGAAGCCGTTGACATGCTGGCCAACCTACTTGGGCTGGAGAAGGGCTACGGCCACATAGTCTCTGGCGGGACGGAGGCCAACATTCTGGCAGTGAGGGCAATGAGAAACCTCGCTGGAATAGAAAAGCCCGAACTGATCCTTCCAGAGAGCGCTCACTTCTCATTCATAAAGGCCGCCGAGATGCTAGGGGTAAAGCTCGTCTGGGCGGAACTGAACGACGACTACACAGTCAACGTGAAAGACGTTGAGAAGAAGATAACAGACAGGACGATAGGAATAGTGGGGATAGCTGGAACGACCGGCCTTGGAGTCGTCGACGACATCCCGGCCCTGAGCGACTTAGCACTTGACTACGGTCTTCCCCTCCACGTTGATGCAGCCTTCGGCGGCTTCGTGATACCCTTTGCAAAGGCTCTCGGTTATGAGATTCCCGACTTCGACTTCAGGCTCAAGGGAGTGAAAAGTATAACAATAGACCCTCACAAGATGGGGATGGTACCGATTCCAGCCGGGGGAATAATCTTCCGCGAGAAGAAGTTTCTGGACAGTATAAGCGTTTTAGCCCCGTATTTGGCCGGAGGCAAAATCTGGCAGGCGACGATAACCGGAACCAGACCGGGAGCCAATGCTCTGGCAGTGTGGGCGATGATAAAACACCTCGGCTTCGATGGG
This sequence is a window from Thermococcus kodakarensis KOD1. Protein-coding genes within it:
- a CDS encoding HAD family hydrolase, with the protein product MLVITDLDDTLCNTWEAGKKTLLRTLLFLIRRRKFRAIAYFLLKKYRRFESSEEVHLMDLDELVETVFRDVYPDASDDEIREVVSFVERAFFEHLRLFPDALPFLSGLKKLGAKIVLVTDSSTEWQRKKLEVLGVSNYFDGVIISGETGHSKLEDYNFKLALQKFPSSEVYVVGDRDETDMRGGRAIGATTILVRRGYFKSRKVRFADYVVNNLLEALEVIKREYKKRVEA
- a CDS encoding TIGR00304 family membrane protein — its product is MRGEELVLAGIALIFLGFILVFIGTLLSAFSGEADVEGGGVIMIGPIPIVFGTGRGVTLAMILAVLLMVLWIIGTLLARRG
- a CDS encoding cation:proton antiporter; this translates as MEFLGYLAVLLVVAKSIEWAFEKAEIHPIIAHVITGILLGPFALGIVKPGKEIEVLAQFGLIMMMLYMGLTSNFSAIAQNTKKATFVAVLGVAFSFILGFATVYLFGKGFSAAVFVGVTLGNTAIEVTSGVLVKERVNRRVSAILMGAAFADDILAVYLIGIITGMASGNFNAQSLLILTGKIFAFIVATLLISEYIFKRSRWFYSVVRNLNVFFTFTLILTFALAIISEWVGLNQIIGAYLAGLTISRLRERKDPLVVTRIKLNELIGDLQVVLTEFFMPLFFIYVGLMFNPPIKDINIFLILALYASAVLGKLIGCGLGSKLVGLPWEDSIAVGIGMGGRGSLELAILTFGLSTGLIDQSIFASVIMVSMLTALTTPIFFKAYLKRQRLKAGES
- the mfnA gene encoding tyrosine decarboxylase MfnA, with translation MFPERGASEEEVLRELEEKTREDLTFDSGKILGSMCTYPHPFAVKVVMKYIDRNLGDPGLHIGSQKIEKEAVDMLANLLGLEKGYGHIVSGGTEANILAVRAMRNLAGIEKPELILPESAHFSFIKAAEMLGVKLVWAELNDDYTVNVKDVEKKITDRTIGIVGIAGTTGLGVVDDIPALSDLALDYGLPLHVDAAFGGFVIPFAKALGYEIPDFDFRLKGVKSITIDPHKMGMVPIPAGGIIFREKKFLDSISVLAPYLAGGKIWQATITGTRPGANALAVWAMIKHLGFDGYKEVVKEKMELARWFASELKKIPGIYLIREPVLNIVSFGSEKLEELEKELKARGWGVSAHRGYIRIVVMPHVKREHLEEFLRDLREIAKRL